The segment CCTACGCCATGTGACCATATGGTCTGATCGGACTGGTCACCGTGACAAACCCCATTATGACTTCAATCCTATTTGACGAGCGCTCTTCAGAGCACACTGGATCTTGAGACAGTTTCAGTTGCTAAGTGACTCAGCTCGGTTGCAGACACACATTACTGAGGCAAACGCTTGAGCTGGGCGGGACTATATTATTTGCTAAAGGCCAATAGAATTTCAAAagcaacatggacacacagtcaTAAAGCTTATTAAGCGAATCAGCACTAAGATGCTGAGACAAAAAGCACAAATAAGCCACAGCTCAGTCAAAGACGTACATTATATGTCTATCCTGACAACACGTGACATAAACACTGACCATCATGAGGGACTGGTAAACCTGggactgttttttttgtgtacaGTTCCTATAAAGCAGGAGCATGGCTGTCTTCCATTCATATTCATTGTTTTATATCCATGATCCACATCCTGGTTCCTCTACTGAACTGAAATGTCACAAAATGGCCACCAGCCGGTTGGGCTAGAAGCTCAGAGATTTAGATTTGGGCAGCTGGGGGCAGGGAGTGTCCCTGAGTGGGAGGTGTGGGGAGGACTGGACCAGGGGGACACCGCCCTTTCGGATCCGCCGGGGGTCTGTGCGGGGTGGGGTTCCCTCACATAGGTTCTCATACTGGGAGATGCTGGAGGGGCTgcgaatgggggtgggggggtgcggggCTTTCGGGAGTTCGCATGACCCCTTGCTTTCCGACGGgtcagtgatgatgtcactaTCCGGCGGCGCGTACGGAGGAGGCCACTCCCCCTGGGGGGCGTCACTGTGCACCAGCACGGGGTCCGGGGAGGGCAGGGGCGAGGGGTCGCCGTCTctacccacaatcctctgctggggctgctgcttgGAGGGGGAGCTGCCGTGAGGGGTGATCAGGTCCTGGGGAGGAGCGCTGCCGTCAGGCCCTGGCCAGGATGGGCTGCCTTTAGTGGCTATCACTGGAGTCAACAGCAGGGGGAGCTCTAGGCCAAGAGGCTTACGTGGGAGCTCCTCTGGTTTGGCTGGAATGCAGAGGGAACAGTTATtagcagtgtgtttatgtatgtgtgtgtgtaagagagagagagtgcttgtgagtgtgtgtgtgtgtgtgtgtgtgtgtgtgtgtgtgtgtgagaaagtgtttgtgagtgtgtgtgtgtgagagagagagtgtttgtgagtgtgtgtgtgagtgtgtatgtgtgtgtgtgtgtgagagagagattatgccTTGTCAGTGTATCAGCAATcgatgtgcatgcatgtacattGTGTTCTAAATGTCTATGGAATGAACATTAACACGTGAACATAAAGTatatgtgtttggttgtgtgtaacagtgtgtgtaccaaatgagtGTGTTTCCagttgtgtgtgcctgcatgtgaaatagtgactgtgtgtgtgtgtgtgtgtgtgtgtgtgtgtgtgtgtgtgtgtgtgtgtgtgtgtgtgtgtgtgtgtgtgtgtgtgtgtgcacccaccTGGAGGGGGCAGGTCAAGCTTCATTTTGCGCAGCTCTGACATGGACACCTGCAGCTGCTCAGCCACGACATCATCGCTGATGAGGAAGTCGGTGGCCATGGTCTCCTGCAAGAACTCCCTCAGGTCCTCCAGGGGCATCTTCAGCAGACGTTCTACCAATAGAACATGATCATCAGCTCAGCagaacacatccaaacacataaAGAACACATCTGGACTCAgtagaacacaacacaatagtGCAATACAAATCAGGGTGCAAGGAGTTTGGAAGCTGTACAAAATTGTTAAGACAAGAGACAGAGTTATGCAGCAGCATACATTAAATTATTCAGGTATAAGTATCAGtagtaaatgtatgtgtgtgtgtgtatttgtgtgtgtatgcgtgtgtgtgtgtgtatgcgtgtgtgtgtgtttgtgtgtgtgtgtgtgtgtgtgtgcatatgcatgtgtgcgtgtgcgtgtgtgtgtgtgtgtgtgtgtgtgtatgcgtgtgtgtgtgtgtgtgtgtctcacttttATGCAAGCGGAGGATGCTGTAGGCCATGGCAGTCAGAAGCCTGTCCCCCTCCAGGATGAAGATGTCCCACAGACGGAGGGTCAGCGTGAATGGAGTCTGCAATATTGACAAGGTAAAGAAGTGCGAGATATATATTGACATATGGTAAAGAAGTGTGTGATGTAAATTGGCATATGCTAAAGAAGTGTGTGATATATATTAATCTATGGTAAAGAAGTGTGTGATGTTAATTGGCATATGCTAAAGAAGTGtgtgatatatatttatatactttaTATTCTGCAGAAAGAGTGCAGTCTAGAACCATGGAACAAACTGCCCCCGTTTCAGTCTGAGAGAGATCTAGGACAGAGCTATATATAAGTGCTGATTTCTGATCGATCACTTATTATGCTGATAATGAATCACTGTTAATCTTTTGATAAGGATGTGTATAGGCCAACCCAagaaaaatatgtttaatgtttaactcTCTTGAAAAGAGACATTTATGAATGGTAAATGGTatagatttgtttcatattGCTATTAATTCGTAATTCAGTACAACCACAAAATGTCAAGTATATTTTCATGTCTTTGCAATTATGCAGAACCTTTACTTACACGTGTGCATGATTTCATGCCTTGATGTAACTTCTAAGACCATGAAATCTGAGGTAATTTATAGATGCCTTGCTGGAAATTGATGTCTTTTCAGGGTGACACACTCTTGAGTCCCAAGTCTGGGCTCTCTAATCGCAATGCCGCATCTCTCTGTGAGattcctggcaggccagagacgGAGCTCCGTGACTAGGCAAACTGCTACAACCATAATGTGTCCCTCAGCCCCGATGGAGAGCGATGCCAGTAGGCCTGCATCGCAAAAACACAATGCTGCTCCACGTTCTGCTGTATGAGCCGAGTGATGACGTGGAGCTTGAAGAGTGGACCGACCTGTGTGACTGTATCAGCTGAATATACGTGCTCAGAACACCTTCAGTAGCCATGCTGTTATGAAGGCAACAGGGAAAAGATGATGGATGAAAAAAAATTCTTCTTTGTTCGACTGAAATACAGGTATCAGAGACACAGCTGTACTTGGCTCATTTACATAAGCacaatgtgtgttttttaaattttCTCACGTCTAAATGTGTCAGCACTGATGGCCTAGGTATGACCAGGCACTCTGATGTGCACAAATTAGATCGCTGACAGCCCAGACATGGAGCTCTGCAACTGGGCCCTCTGATGTGCAGTAATGACATCTCCAACAGCCCAGAGATGGAGCTCCGTGACGAGACCCACTGATGTACGGAAATTAGATCTCTGACAGCCCAGAGATGCAGCTCCACGACTGGGCCCACTGGATTTGCTTAGTGCTGACAGCAGCTCATCTGTCAGGCCCACCGCTAAAGCCACAggattgtgagtgagtgtgcagagTAAACACACAGCGAGGGGatacagggagagggggaaagagaggaagagtgagggagagaaagtgggggAGACTTTTTCATTTACTTTAGTGGTTCTACTCAACATTATAAAATAGATATCTACTCAGGAAGACACCagccttcccctccctcccaggACTTTAGAACACCTTgggcctttctctcttttccacttTTACCTCTTtatccctccaacacacacacccacacacacacgcacacacccctgcacatgcacacacatacacacacacacacccgtgcacacacacacacacatacacacccctgcacacacacgcacacgcacacgcacacacacacacacacacacacacacacacacacacagagagagagacagagagggagagagagagacaaacacagagacaggcataCACTCACTGACCCAGACACACTGCTCTACTTACTCTGTCAATGAAGCACTGCAGAAACCATTTAGTGCTGTAAATCCCACTGGTCATCTGCTCACGgtcctgagagaggagagggtgagagaggtgagaggaacaCATgtagggaagaaagaaagaaagattcaTCAATGGTAGAcaggagaggaatagagagagggagagagggagagagagagagagggagagagggagagggagagagagagggagagggagagagagagacagacatgaagaGGTGCAGAATATAGAGTGAAAAGACGGAGAGATAGATAAGAAAGAGGGAGTATGCCAGTGAGTGTGGAAGAGAAAGatcagcagaaagagagaggagggagggagattacATTAACAGCCAGGCCCCAgtgcttctctcctcttctcctccctccctccctccctctttccctctttccctctgtttccaccccacctcacctcaccctctctctctctccctcccttcctctccctctctgcccaccACATCCTCCACTGGCCCCcctactccccctctctccctttttctctctctctcactcctccctctctgcctctctctgtgtttgaagGCTCCTCCTCACCAGGTGCTTCTTGAGTCGGGGCTGCAGCTTGGAGAGAATCTGGTCATGATGGGACTGGAACCGCTGCAGCTTCGGAAAGCCAGGGACAAAGAAACctgtgaaagaaaagagagagagggagagttccGGTTGGTGAGCAGAATGGAGTAGTCGTGTATCGTCAGGCTCCTGCCAAACAGTTTCCGTTTAGACCATAAGTCAATATAAATGATCTCAACTTAGTTACAACTAAACACCAAACGGCCCCTAAACAAGTTTTTTTGCCCAACAACATGTCGTCCAGACCAAGCAAGACGTTGAAAAAGTCTGAACAAGCTGCCCCAGCTGACACTGCTATCGACAATGCTACGTTAGCAAACATGTTAGTGGAGCTAAGAGCAGACCTGCTAACCAAACCTGACTCACTCGCTGTACGATTTGAAAACAAGCTGGCGACCATTGACACAAAGCTAGATGGGATACAATCCACGGTAACCAACCATGAACAGCGAATCTCCGATTTGGAATCTGGGCTGAACCATCTGCAGTTCTTGGAAGCAAAGGTAACCTCTATGGCTGAAAATAATGCTAAGCTGAAAGCCAAGCTAACTGAGGAGGACGCACTTGCGCAGTGACGAGGTCTTGCGCATTAAAAGGGGTAGGTTCAGCCATCTATATCATTCAAAGTTTAATGCGAGGGCCAGGGGTGCTGCCATTTTGATTCGAAGCAACATTCCATTTGAACCAGAAAAAGTTGTAGCTGACCCAGCTGGTAGATTTGTTATTGTGACGGGAAGGCTGTGCAGCACTCAAGTTATCTTAGCTAGTGTCTATGCGCCAAACTGGGATGATGAACAATTCATATCCAAGCTTTTCAACTCTATTCCCAACATTGAAACATACCACATCACTGTTGGGGGGGATTTTAATTTCGTACAAGATGCTGTTTTAGACAGATCCTCCTCTAGACCATATTCTATCAATAATTCTGCCAAACTACTAACCTCCATTGCAAGGGAGTTGGGCTTGTCAGACCCATGGAGGTCTAAATTCCCCAATAAaaaatccttttcttttttttcgcaTGTCCATCATTCCTATTCTCGAATAGATTTTTTTCTCTTAGACAACAGACTCATTTCTAATATACACTCATGCGAGTACCACAGTATTGTGATCTCAGACCATGCTCCTACATCACTAGACATACAGTTTCCCAATTACAGCCGCATCTTAAAACCATGGCGATTCAATTCACATTTATTATCTAATGACCCCCTTGTAGACTTCCTAAGATCCAATATACAACTATTTTTTGAAATAAATGACACACCAGACGTATCAAAAGGAACCTTGTGGGAAGCTTTTAAGGCATACTTAAGAGGCCACATAATTTCCTATACAACACACCTCAGAAAGATGACTAAGTCCAGACAAGAGGAACTGTCACAGAAGCTCCTGGAGGTTGATGATAGCTACTCTAATAACCCAGACCCGCTACTTTATGAAAAGCGTTTACAGCTCCAAACTGAGTTTAACCTTTTATCCACAAATGAAGCAGAATTGCAACTGCTCAAGTCTAGACAGCGATTTTTTGAATCAGGGGACAGGGCTGGAAAACTCCTTGCCCAGCAAGCCAGAGCCGCATCCGCCTCCAGGCTTATTCACAGTATTAGGTCTACACCAGGCGTTATTCTTACTGACCCAAAATCCATAAATGAAACATTCACCAAATTTTATTCTGATCTATATGCCTCTGACCAGACCAGTACAGCCGGTACACTAAACACTATTGAGTGTCCTAGAGTGGACGAGGAGCTGGTGGAGAATTTAGCCAATCCAATTTCAACAGCTGAGGTCATGAATGCTATCAGTTCTTTACAGAGTGGCAAGTCGCCAGGCCCGGATGGATATAGCGTAGAATTTTGCCCCATTCGCCCCACTTGTCTCCACAgtcttgtgtgatgtgtataaTGAGGCCCTGTCTCTTGGCCAGCTTCCTCCAACCCTGACTAATGCCACAATTACTCTTCtcttaaaaaaagataaagatcCTTTACTTTGTAGTAGTTTTAGACCTATATCTCTGTTAAATGTAGATTACAAAATTCTTGCTAAGATTTTAGCCCTCCGTCTTCAGGGGGTTCTTCCACAGATCATCTCATCAGACCAAACTGGCTTCATGTTGGGGAGGCACTCATTCCACAACACGAGAAGACTGTTTAACATACTGAACATGCCCAGCTCCAGCACCCCAGAGGTAGTGGTGTCGCTGGACGCTGAAAAAGCTTTTGATAGGGTGGAGTGAGACTTTCTATTTGAGGTGATGGAGAAATTTGGTCTGGGTTCAGGTTTTATTTCATGGGTGAAATTGCTATACTCCACACCAGTAGCTTCTGTGCTAACAAACAACACAGTATCACCCCCCTTCCAGCTCCACCGCGGCACAAGGCAAGGGTGTCCACTATCCCCTTTATTATTTGCCATAGCCATTGAGCCCCTGGCCATCTGGCTGAGATCTGAGAATGGATTTGAGGGCATTTCCCGCCAAGGCTCAGTACACAAGCTGTCACTGTACGCAGATGATTTACTTCTCTATGTATCAAATCCATCCACATCTCTCCCGATAGTTCTAGACATCCTAAAGCAATTTGGCCAACTCTCTGGCTACAAACTCAACTTTGGAAAGAGTGAGTTATTTGCAATTAATAACTTAGTTGGTGACTTACCAGACGACATAGTTCCTTTTAAAAGAGTGGATAACTGTTTTAAATATTTGGGTATAACACGTTCTCTATCAGATACTTTCAATAAAAATGTTGTCCCCTTGCTTGGCAGAGTTGAGGAGGACTTTCATAGATGGTCTACCTTGCCTCTATCATTGGCCGGTAGGGTGAACCTCATCAAAATGACAGTTCTGCCCAAATTCCTTTACCTTTTCCAGCATATTCCTGTACTTATTTCAAAAAAGTTTTTTGCTAAACTGGATAAGGCAATATCAACATTTCTCTGGGCAGGTAAACCTGTGCGTATGCAGAAAAAGTTATTGCAGCTTCCTAAGAGCACAGGGGGCCTTGCTCTTCCCAATTTTTTATATTACTATTGGGCAGCTAACATTCACAAGCTTTTGTACTGGACTGACAAACATACCACCGACCAGCCTGCCTGGGTCCATATTGAAATGTCATCATCCCAGGTCTCACTGCGGTCATGGCTGTGTTCTCCACTTCCTGTGTCAGCCACTGAAGCCAGTGATAATCCAGTAGTTAAGCAGTCATTTAAGATATGGTTGCAATTCAGGAAGCATTTTGGCTTGCAAGGTTCCTCTATTCATGCCCCAGTATCCCATAATCACAGTTTTAAACCATCCATTATGGACTCTGCATTTCAGTTGTGGTCGGAGAGAGGTGTTACATCTATCAATGACCTCTATGATAATGGTACATTCATGTCTTTCAGTGACCTATCGTCTAAATTTAatctcccctcatctcaccttttccgttttttttcaAATTAGACATTTTGCCCAGAAAAACTACCCTGACTTTCCGAACACTCCCCCTCAGACTCTGTTAGACACCCTTCTCAGGATAAACCCCAATCAGAAAGGGAATATCTCCCATATTTTGAATGCAATGGACGTCATCACTTCAGTTTTCCCACAACATACAAAACATTTGTGGGAACAGGATCTAGGGCTCAATTTTGAAAAAGATCAGTGGGACAATATCCTTGAGTTGGTCTACAACTCTTCTCTCTGTGCCCGACACGGGCTGATCCAATGTAAACTGATACACAGGACTTACTACACCAATCATAGACTGTCTAAATTCTATCCCAATGTAGCTGACTCTTGTAATAGATGCAACCAATCCCCTGCCGATCTCATACACATGTTTTGGTCATGTCCAAAGCTTACAGACTTCTGGTCCAAAATATTCGATACCCTTCAAATTGCTTACCATTTTGTGGCTGacccccatcccctctctgcactctttggtATCCCAAACAACAACATCTTAACGGCTGAGGCACGACATTCTATGGCCTTTTGCACTCTGTTGGCTAGGCGCTTAATTTTGTTGAACTGGAAGCACAACTTGCCACCATCCTATACTCGATGGGTTAAGGAAGTTCTACACAACTTAAAGTTAGAGAGATTAAGGTTTTCCCTCAAGGGCTCTCTGAGGAAATTTGACAAAATCTGGAACCCCTTGTTGTTAATTATAGACTTATTAGATATTACACCTGAGGAGTCAGATATCTGAGTTATGCTGACGTACCACTAAAACTTACATTCCCAAAATGTTAGTTTTTCTTTAGTTTATTCTCTtttggtttttttctttttcttttctttttttcttccctactctcttctcttttctcttttcccttcaCCTAGAGACAGGTAGGGTTGGGACCTCTACAGGGGTAtgaggtgtgggtgggtgtgtgggagggggtggggggttattGTAAATTGTAAAATTGGGAAAAATGTGAGCATTGTACAGTATCTCTTTTATGTCCTCATTTTGTATCGTCGATGCTCAATAAACAtacttataaaaaaaagaaaagaaagagagagagagagagagagagagagagagagagagagagagcgagagagagagagacagacagacagacagacagacagacagagacagagagagagataaatataaaaatcaaagaaagaaaagtgtaTGTGTAGGGTAGGTTAGGTAGTACAATGGACagagaggtaagagagagatgaaagaggaggACAGATGAACCAGAGAgtatgacagacacacagaacagagagagggaataccgtggtggggggggggggggagagagggtaaAGGGGGTGAggttcagagggagagagacaga is part of the Clupea harengus chromosome 6, Ch_v2.0.2, whole genome shotgun sequence genome and harbors:
- the LOC105908124 gene encoding USP6 N-terminal-like protein isoform X1 — protein: MIRRRSSFFFRRIGNKPDHYSKREPVIKNNGRDADVEIDPWEDADYSIYRTTDRFGFLHEEELPTPSALEEKQKEHEILRVQKWLKMVKKWDKYRNSDRMVRRVYKGIPQQLRGKIWSLLLDVEKVKNENAGKYESMCQQAKHFSAEIKQIDLDINRTFRNHIMFMDRFGVKQQSLFSVLSAYSVYNTEVSYCQGMSQVAAILLMFLNEEDAFWALSQLLTNQKHAMHGFFVPGFPKLQRFQSHHDQILSKLQPRLKKHLDREQMTSGIYSTKWFLQCFIDRTPFTLTLRLWDIFILEGDRLLTAMAYSILRLHKKRLLKMPLEDLREFLQETMATDFLISDDVVAEQLQVSMSELRKMKLDLPPPAKPEELPRKPLGLELPLLLTPVIATKGSPSWPGPDGSAPPQDLITPHGSSPSKQQPQQRIVGRDGDPSPLPSPDPVLVHSDAPQGEWPPPYAPPDSDIITDPSESKGSCELPKAPHPPTPIRSPSSISQYENLCEGTPPRTDPRRIRKGGVPLVQSSPHLPLRDTPCPQLPKSKSLSF
- the LOC105908124 gene encoding USP6 N-terminal-like protein isoform X2 encodes the protein MKKDIEVLIAEERAAIISKYDKGRDADVEIDPWEDADYSIYRTTDRFGFLHEEELPTPSALEEKQKEHEILRVQKWLKMVKKWDKYRNSDRMVRRVYKGIPQQLRGKIWSLLLDVEKVKNENAGKYESMCQQAKHFSAEIKQIDLDINRTFRNHIMFMDRFGVKQQSLFSVLSAYSVYNTEVSYCQGMSQVAAILLMFLNEEDAFWALSQLLTNQKHAMHGFFVPGFPKLQRFQSHHDQILSKLQPRLKKHLDREQMTSGIYSTKWFLQCFIDRTPFTLTLRLWDIFILEGDRLLTAMAYSILRLHKKRLLKMPLEDLREFLQETMATDFLISDDVVAEQLQVSMSELRKMKLDLPPPAKPEELPRKPLGLELPLLLTPVIATKGSPSWPGPDGSAPPQDLITPHGSSPSKQQPQQRIVGRDGDPSPLPSPDPVLVHSDAPQGEWPPPYAPPDSDIITDPSESKGSCELPKAPHPPTPIRSPSSISQYENLCEGTPPRTDPRRIRKGGVPLVQSSPHLPLRDTPCPQLPKSKSLSF